In one window of Miscanthus floridulus cultivar M001 chromosome 12, ASM1932011v1, whole genome shotgun sequence DNA:
- the LOC136498175 gene encoding uncharacterized protein isoform X2: MAPASSSSAGVAPLLLLLLLAGASVAHGSFQARRALSDGQGRGIMALWRRSLADAAPRANNSLVLAAARTHRSDPFANLTAYSGGWNISDEHYWASVAYTAVPLFLIAVLWFVGFGVVLLVISCCCCFCRSKSNAYSPGCYFSSLVLLIVLTMATMTVNYVFGQGNLTVDHLRNFAGSLAAAKNITIDQIFLPADVQQKIDIVEEKLNSSANIFSTRMQENSRKIKRVLNHMEHELMAVAAVMAGLSALGFLFSIMGLRFLVSLLVIAAWILLTITIVSSGLFLLLHNVVADTCVAMGDWVAHPQAHTALDDILPCVDVATANESLYRSQEVTAQLVALVNNVVVNVSNRDFPLGLRPLYFNQSGPLMPVLCNPFNPDMSPRRCAPGEVDFDSAAREWKRFECQTMGPPGSEVCVTPGRVTPAAYGQMTAATSVSKGLYEFSPFLVQLQDCSFVRETFSSISNNNCPGLEQYSRDVYIGFVVVSAGVMLSVVFWIVHTRHRRRRAMCKHL; the protein is encoded by the exons ATGGCgccggcctcctcctcgtccgccgGCGTCGCGCctctcctcctgctcctgctcctcgccGGCGCCTCCGTCGCGCACGGCTCGTTCCAGGCTAGGCGTGCTCTGTCAG ATGGCCAAGGGAGGGGAATAATGGCGCTATGGAGGAGGTCGCTCGCCGACGCTGCGCCTCGGGCGAACAACTCCCTCGTCCTGGCTGCGGCGAGGACACACCGGAGCGACCCCTTCGCCAACCTCACCGCGTACAGCGGCGGCTGGAACATTAGCGACGAGCACTACTGGGCT TCCGTGGCGTACACCGCAGTGCCCCTCTTCCTCATCGCCGTGCTGTGGTTCGTCGGCTTCGGCGTCGTGCTGCTCGTCATCTCCTGCTGCTGTTGCTTCTGCCGGAGCAAGAGCAACGCCTACTCGCCGGGGTGCTACTTTAGCTCCCTGGTGCTTCTCATCGTCCTCACCATGGCCACAAT GACCGTCAACTACGTCTTCGGGCAGGGCAACCTGACGGTGGACCACCTGAGGAACTTCGCCGGCAGCTTGGCGGCGGCGAAGAACATCACGATCGACCAGATCTTCCTCCCAGCTGATGTCCAGCAGAAGATCGATATCGTCGAGGAGAAGCTCAACTCTTCCGCGAACATCTTCTCCACTCGGATGCAGGAGAACTCCAGGAAGATCAAGAGAGTGCTGAACCATAT GGAGCACGAATTGATGGCTGTTGCAGCTGTTATGGCTGGCCTTTCAGCACTCGGATTCC TGTTCTCCATAATGGGGTTGCGGTTTCTTGTCTCCCT ACTGGTGATCGCTGCATGGATCCTTCTCACCATTACCATCGTCAGTTCTGGTCTTTTCCTCCTCTTGCACAA CGTGGTGGCGGACACGTGCGTGGCGATGGGCGATTGGGTGGCCCACCCGCAGGCGCACACGGCGCTGGACGACATCCTCCCCTGCGTGGACGTGGCGACGGCGAACGAGTCGCTGTACCGGAGCCAGGAGGTGACGGCGCAGCTGGTGGCGCTGGTGAACAACGTCGTCGTCaacgtctccaaccgggacttCCCGCTGGGTCTCCGCCCGCTCTACTTCAACCAGTCGGGCCCGCTCATGCCCGTGCTCTGCAACCCGTTCAACCCGGACATGAGCCCCCGCCGCTGCGCGCCCGGCGAGGTCGACTTCGACAGCGCGGCGCGGGAGTGGAAGCGGTTCGAGTGCCAGACCATGGGGCCGCCGGGGTCGGAGGTGTGCGTCACACCGGGGCGCGTCACGCCCGCGGCGTACGGCCAGATGACGGCGGCGACGAGCGTCAGCAAGGGGCTGTACGAGTTCAGCCCGTTCCTGGTGCAGCTGCAGGACTGCTCCTTTGTGCGGGAGACGTTCTCGTCCATCAGCAACAACAACTGCCCCGGGCTCGAGCAGTACAGCCGGGACGTCTACATCGGCTTCGTCGTCGTCTCCGCCGGCGTCATGCTGTCCGTCGTCTTTTGGATTGTGCACACAcggcaccggcggcggcgcgccaTGTGCAAGCACTTGTGA
- the LOC136498175 gene encoding uncharacterized protein isoform X1, with amino-acid sequence MAPASSSSAGVAPLLLLLLLAGASVAHGSFQARRALSDGQGRGIMALWRRSLADAAPRANNSLVLAAARTHRSDPFANLTAYSGGWNISDEHYWASVAYTAVPLFLIAVLWFVGFGVVLLVISCCCCFCRSKSNAYSPGCYFSSLVLLIVLTMATIGGCLILHGGGDLFHGSTIRTVNYVFGQGNLTVDHLRNFAGSLAAAKNITIDQIFLPADVQQKIDIVEEKLNSSANIFSTRMQENSRKIKRVLNHMEHELMAVAAVMAGLSALGFLFSIMGLRFLVSLLVIAAWILLTITIVSSGLFLLLHNVVADTCVAMGDWVAHPQAHTALDDILPCVDVATANESLYRSQEVTAQLVALVNNVVVNVSNRDFPLGLRPLYFNQSGPLMPVLCNPFNPDMSPRRCAPGEVDFDSAAREWKRFECQTMGPPGSEVCVTPGRVTPAAYGQMTAATSVSKGLYEFSPFLVQLQDCSFVRETFSSISNNNCPGLEQYSRDVYIGFVVVSAGVMLSVVFWIVHTRHRRRRAMCKHL; translated from the exons ATGGCgccggcctcctcctcgtccgccgGCGTCGCGCctctcctcctgctcctgctcctcgccGGCGCCTCCGTCGCGCACGGCTCGTTCCAGGCTAGGCGTGCTCTGTCAG ATGGCCAAGGGAGGGGAATAATGGCGCTATGGAGGAGGTCGCTCGCCGACGCTGCGCCTCGGGCGAACAACTCCCTCGTCCTGGCTGCGGCGAGGACACACCGGAGCGACCCCTTCGCCAACCTCACCGCGTACAGCGGCGGCTGGAACATTAGCGACGAGCACTACTGGGCT TCCGTGGCGTACACCGCAGTGCCCCTCTTCCTCATCGCCGTGCTGTGGTTCGTCGGCTTCGGCGTCGTGCTGCTCGTCATCTCCTGCTGCTGTTGCTTCTGCCGGAGCAAGAGCAACGCCTACTCGCCGGGGTGCTACTTTAGCTCCCTGGTGCTTCTCATCGTCCTCACCATGGCCACAAT CGGTGGGTGTCTGATCTTGCACGGCGGCGGCGATCTATTCCACGGGAGCACCATCAGGACCGTCAACTACGTCTTCGGGCAGGGCAACCTGACGGTGGACCACCTGAGGAACTTCGCCGGCAGCTTGGCGGCGGCGAAGAACATCACGATCGACCAGATCTTCCTCCCAGCTGATGTCCAGCAGAAGATCGATATCGTCGAGGAGAAGCTCAACTCTTCCGCGAACATCTTCTCCACTCGGATGCAGGAGAACTCCAGGAAGATCAAGAGAGTGCTGAACCATAT GGAGCACGAATTGATGGCTGTTGCAGCTGTTATGGCTGGCCTTTCAGCACTCGGATTCC TGTTCTCCATAATGGGGTTGCGGTTTCTTGTCTCCCT ACTGGTGATCGCTGCATGGATCCTTCTCACCATTACCATCGTCAGTTCTGGTCTTTTCCTCCTCTTGCACAA CGTGGTGGCGGACACGTGCGTGGCGATGGGCGATTGGGTGGCCCACCCGCAGGCGCACACGGCGCTGGACGACATCCTCCCCTGCGTGGACGTGGCGACGGCGAACGAGTCGCTGTACCGGAGCCAGGAGGTGACGGCGCAGCTGGTGGCGCTGGTGAACAACGTCGTCGTCaacgtctccaaccgggacttCCCGCTGGGTCTCCGCCCGCTCTACTTCAACCAGTCGGGCCCGCTCATGCCCGTGCTCTGCAACCCGTTCAACCCGGACATGAGCCCCCGCCGCTGCGCGCCCGGCGAGGTCGACTTCGACAGCGCGGCGCGGGAGTGGAAGCGGTTCGAGTGCCAGACCATGGGGCCGCCGGGGTCGGAGGTGTGCGTCACACCGGGGCGCGTCACGCCCGCGGCGTACGGCCAGATGACGGCGGCGACGAGCGTCAGCAAGGGGCTGTACGAGTTCAGCCCGTTCCTGGTGCAGCTGCAGGACTGCTCCTTTGTGCGGGAGACGTTCTCGTCCATCAGCAACAACAACTGCCCCGGGCTCGAGCAGTACAGCCGGGACGTCTACATCGGCTTCGTCGTCGTCTCCGCCGGCGTCATGCTGTCCGTCGTCTTTTGGATTGTGCACACAcggcaccggcggcggcgcgccaTGTGCAAGCACTTGTGA